One region of Lathamus discolor isolate bLatDis1 chromosome 2, bLatDis1.hap1, whole genome shotgun sequence genomic DNA includes:
- the AZI2 gene encoding 5-azacytidine-induced protein 2 isoform X1: MFKCPAVMEDLVEDDICILNHEKADNTHKRDGEIPVSSYSGDESVASHFALVTAYEDIKKRLKETEKENFSLKRRVRILEEKLLGSRLEEECSSVGREQVNKAYQAYREACIDRDNLKSKLDKMVKECSESLKTLNEQLQSKEVELLQLRTEVETQQVMKNLNCSQSNWEIEKLNSDLKVHSLEQDLEKLKEEYNSLRKELQKSKQKDQAQSESPLNGDVLQRQDIQSVQQAYWELKREMSNLRLVADVQAEVLRTLKTNPAATKKAASTAPVQCVDLNISKLNLSAGVVHKKLSLNDQVLCNAVSPPLPRDGQIPPERMILQAWTDERPIPMDGKTFQEHHSYGKSSLEDNSWVFPSPPKPNENVFWEMKNRSTLLNCPADYLDQCNQNCLHKS, translated from the exons ATGTTCAAATGTCCAG CTGTCATGGAGGACTTGGTGGAGGATGACATCTGTATTTTGAACCATGAAAAAGCAGACAACACTCATAAGAGAGATGGGGAGATTCCTGTTTCATCTTACAGCGGAGACGAGTCTGTTGCGTCACACTTCGCACTTGTCACTGCATATGAAGATATCAAGAAACGACTAAAGGAGACAGAGAAGGAGAACTTCTCCTTAAAAAGAAGAGTGAGAATTCTAGAAGAGAAG CTGCTTGGCTCCCGACTGGAAGAGGAATGCAGTTCAGTTGGACGTGAAcaagtaaacaaggcataccaAGCCTATCGAGAGGCCTGCATTGACAGAGATAATCTGAAAAGCAAGCTGGATAAAATG GTGAAAGAATGTTCAGAATCTTTGAAAACCTTGAATGAACAGTTGCAGTCTAAAGAAGTAGAGCTGTTACAGCTAAGAACTGAAGTGGAAACTCAACAAG TGATGAAAAATCTGAATTGTAGTCAGTCCAACTGGGAAATAGAGAAGCTGAACAGTGACCTGAAAGTGCATAGTCTGGAACAGGATCTAGAGAAGCTCAAGGAAGAGTACAACAGTCTCAGAAAGGAGTTGCAAAAATCCAAGCAGAAG GACCAGGCCCAAAGTGAAAGTCCATTAAATGGAGACGTCCTTCAAAGGCAAGACATCCAAAG cGTGCAACAAGCATATTGGGAACTGAAGAGAGAAATGTCCAATTTGCGCTTAGTGGCTGATGTGCAAGCTGAGGTCCTGcgaacactgaaaacaaacccagcagcaACCAAGAAAG ctgCCTCTACTGCACCAGTGCAATGTGTTGACTTGAACATTTCAAAGCTGAATTTGTCAGCTGGGGTGGTCCATAAGAAACTCTCACTGAATGATCAAGTACTCTGCAATGCTGTGTCTCCTCCTCTGCCAAGAGATGGACAAATCCCACCTGAAAGGATGATTCTACAAGCATGGACAGATGAGAGACCTATTCCAATGGATGGCAAAACGTTTCAGGAACACCATTCGTATGGAAAGAGCTCTCTGGAAGATAATTCCTGGGTATTCCCAAGTCCTCCAAAGCCTAATGAGAATGTGTtttgggaaatgaaaaatagatcAACTTTGCTAAACTGTCCAGCAGATTACCTGGATCAGTGTAATCAAAACTGTCTGCACAAGAGTTAA
- the AZI2 gene encoding 5-azacytidine-induced protein 2 isoform X2, with product MEDLVEDDICILNHEKADNTHKRDGEIPVSSYSGDESVASHFALVTAYEDIKKRLKETEKENFSLKRRVRILEEKLLGSRLEEECSSVGREQVNKAYQAYREACIDRDNLKSKLDKMVKECSESLKTLNEQLQSKEVELLQLRTEVETQQVMKNLNCSQSNWEIEKLNSDLKVHSLEQDLEKLKEEYNSLRKELQKSKQKDQAQSESPLNGDVLQRQDIQSVQQAYWELKREMSNLRLVADVQAEVLRTLKTNPAATKKAASTAPVQCVDLNISKLNLSAGVVHKKLSLNDQVLCNAVSPPLPRDGQIPPERMILQAWTDERPIPMDGKTFQEHHSYGKSSLEDNSWVFPSPPKPNENVFWEMKNRSTLLNCPADYLDQCNQNCLHKS from the exons ATGGAGGACTTGGTGGAGGATGACATCTGTATTTTGAACCATGAAAAAGCAGACAACACTCATAAGAGAGATGGGGAGATTCCTGTTTCATCTTACAGCGGAGACGAGTCTGTTGCGTCACACTTCGCACTTGTCACTGCATATGAAGATATCAAGAAACGACTAAAGGAGACAGAGAAGGAGAACTTCTCCTTAAAAAGAAGAGTGAGAATTCTAGAAGAGAAG CTGCTTGGCTCCCGACTGGAAGAGGAATGCAGTTCAGTTGGACGTGAAcaagtaaacaaggcataccaAGCCTATCGAGAGGCCTGCATTGACAGAGATAATCTGAAAAGCAAGCTGGATAAAATG GTGAAAGAATGTTCAGAATCTTTGAAAACCTTGAATGAACAGTTGCAGTCTAAAGAAGTAGAGCTGTTACAGCTAAGAACTGAAGTGGAAACTCAACAAG TGATGAAAAATCTGAATTGTAGTCAGTCCAACTGGGAAATAGAGAAGCTGAACAGTGACCTGAAAGTGCATAGTCTGGAACAGGATCTAGAGAAGCTCAAGGAAGAGTACAACAGTCTCAGAAAGGAGTTGCAAAAATCCAAGCAGAAG GACCAGGCCCAAAGTGAAAGTCCATTAAATGGAGACGTCCTTCAAAGGCAAGACATCCAAAG cGTGCAACAAGCATATTGGGAACTGAAGAGAGAAATGTCCAATTTGCGCTTAGTGGCTGATGTGCAAGCTGAGGTCCTGcgaacactgaaaacaaacccagcagcaACCAAGAAAG ctgCCTCTACTGCACCAGTGCAATGTGTTGACTTGAACATTTCAAAGCTGAATTTGTCAGCTGGGGTGGTCCATAAGAAACTCTCACTGAATGATCAAGTACTCTGCAATGCTGTGTCTCCTCCTCTGCCAAGAGATGGACAAATCCCACCTGAAAGGATGATTCTACAAGCATGGACAGATGAGAGACCTATTCCAATGGATGGCAAAACGTTTCAGGAACACCATTCGTATGGAAAGAGCTCTCTGGAAGATAATTCCTGGGTATTCCCAAGTCCTCCAAAGCCTAATGAGAATGTGTtttgggaaatgaaaaatagatcAACTTTGCTAAACTGTCCAGCAGATTACCTGGATCAGTGTAATCAAAACTGTCTGCACAAGAGTTAA